The nucleotide sequence GGACTAACTCTTTCACCATATAATATTCTTCTGGGACACTAAACGGTGCCTTAATGTTGTGATTGGCTGCCTTTACATAACTAAATCGTTGGTAGTATTCTGGCCACCCTAAAACCGTTGAAAAGGTGTACCCTCTCTGAACGGCTTTCTCCTCAAGCTTAGCAACTAGTTTTCGACCAACCGATTGACGTTGATATTCTGGAAATACAGATAGTGGTGCTAACGCTAACCCAACTGTGCCATCAACATCAACCCGACTCATCAACCCATGGCCAATAATGGCATTGTTTCTCTCAACTACCATTTCCAATTC is from Lentilactobacillus curieae and encodes:
- a CDS encoding GNAT family N-acetyltransferase, with product MKRISQMIIRTIKPEDYFEVGNLIKTAFSQTSHGYDGEAELVEEIRKDPLYDPELEMVVERNNAIIGHGLMSRVDVDGTVGLALAPLSVFPEYQRQSVGRKLVAKLEEKAVQRGYTFSTVLGWPEYYQRFSYVKAANHNIKAPFSVPEEYYMVKELVPGGLDNVTGTVHYLQAFGA